The following are from one region of the Synechococcales cyanobacterium T60_A2020_003 genome:
- a CDS encoding HNH endonuclease, translating to MPRRYITVSEQQQIIARAGRRCEYCKSTIDYTPQSFACEHILPIAEGGETDLENLALACGGCNGHKHTKIQAIDPMGQAIVPLFHPRQQVWREHFTWSLDALRVIGITATGRATVNALKLNRAGVVNLRKLLIMAGLHPPDAE from the coding sequence ATGCCTAGACGCTACATTACAGTTTCGGAGCAGCAGCAGATTATTGCCAGGGCAGGCAGGCGTTGTGAGTATTGCAAGAGCACGATTGACTATACGCCGCAGTCTTTTGCCTGTGAGCATATCCTTCCAATTGCGGAGGGTGGTGAAACAGATTTGGAGAATCTGGCGTTAGCCTGTGGGGGCTGCAATGGGCACAAGCATACGAAAATCCAGGCGATCGATCCGATGGGCCAAGCTATTGTGCCCCTGTTTCATCCCCGTCAGCAGGTTTGGCGTGAGCATTTTACTTGGAGTCTCGATGCGTTGCGGGTGATTGGAATTACGGCGACGGGAAGAGCGACGGTGAATGCACTGAAGCTGAATCGGGCTGGGGTGGTGAATCTGCGGAAGCTGTTGATTATGGCGGGGTTACATCCACCAGATGCAGAATGA
- a CDS encoding type I restriction-modification system subunit M, with amino-acid sequence MALKKSELYSSLWASCDELRGGMDASQYKDYVLVMLFVKYVSDKYAGQPFAPITIPAGASFADMVKLKGTTNIGDDINKKIIGPLAVANKLSDVPDFNDANKLGSGKELSERLTNLIGIFERKELDFSKNRADGDDILGDAYEYLMRHFATESGKSKGQFYTPAEVSRIMAQILGIREAETSPSTTVYDPTCGSGSLLLKVADEATTKVSLYGQEKDATTSGLARMNMILHNNPEAEVKQGNTLANPLFLTEEGTLKTFDYVVANPPFSDKRWVNGVSTENDPYDRFKPYGTPPEKQGDYAYLLHIVRSLKSTGKGACILPHGVLFRGNAEAEIRRNLIQRGYIKGIIGLPANLFYGTGIPACIVVIDKANAEERDGIFMVDASAGFMKDGNKNRLRDRDIHKIVDVFTNQLKIAGYSRMVSLDEIERNEFNLNIPRYIDGAQAEDVQDIAGHLQGGIPIADVDALDRYWQVCPKLKDALFRPNRAGYVDLAVEPEAIKATILAHPEFVAFSREMGALFEDWRSRSEQLLKGLEAGCHPKEVISKLSEDLLEHYVGKDLVDRYDVYQHLMDYWAEVMQDDCYLIAADGWVAQTYRIVEVNKKGKEVDKGWACDLVPKALVVARYFAAEQAAIAAQQAELEGAIAQMAELEEEHGGEEGAFGELEKVNGAAVKARLKEAKASMGGDAAAKAEVKVLQEWVKLSDRQTKLKKAVKEAEEALDRLAYGKYPELTVAEIQRLVVEDKWLARIGAEVAGEMERVSQGLAARVKVLAGRYGVALPELTARVTELEARVAGHLAKMGFEL; translated from the coding sequence ATGGCCCTGAAGAAATCGGAATTGTATAGCTCCCTCTGGGCGAGCTGCGATGAGCTGCGGGGCGGTATGGATGCTAGCCAGTACAAGGATTATGTATTGGTGATGTTGTTCGTAAAGTACGTGAGTGATAAGTATGCGGGCCAGCCCTTTGCGCCGATTACGATTCCGGCGGGGGCGAGCTTTGCCGATATGGTGAAGCTGAAGGGGACGACGAACATTGGTGACGACATCAATAAAAAGATTATTGGGCCGTTGGCAGTGGCGAATAAGCTGTCAGATGTACCGGATTTCAACGACGCTAACAAGCTCGGTAGCGGCAAGGAATTGAGCGAGCGGCTGACGAATCTGATTGGGATTTTTGAGCGGAAGGAGCTGGATTTTAGTAAGAATCGGGCCGATGGGGATGACATCCTGGGGGATGCCTATGAGTATTTGATGCGCCACTTCGCGACGGAGAGCGGCAAGAGCAAGGGGCAGTTTTATACGCCTGCGGAAGTGAGTCGAATCATGGCGCAGATTTTGGGGATTCGGGAAGCCGAGACGAGTCCGAGTACGACGGTGTATGACCCGACCTGTGGCTCGGGGTCGCTGTTGCTGAAGGTGGCGGATGAGGCGACGACGAAGGTGTCGCTGTATGGCCAGGAGAAGGATGCGACGACATCGGGTTTGGCGCGGATGAATATGATTCTGCACAACAACCCGGAGGCGGAGGTAAAGCAGGGGAATACTTTGGCCAATCCGCTGTTTCTGACGGAGGAGGGGACGCTGAAGACGTTTGATTATGTGGTGGCGAATCCGCCGTTTAGCGATAAGCGTTGGGTGAATGGGGTTTCGACGGAGAATGACCCCTACGATCGCTTCAAGCCCTATGGCACCCCGCCGGAGAAGCAGGGGGACTATGCCTATTTGCTGCATATTGTGCGATCGCTCAAGAGTACGGGTAAGGGGGCCTGCATTTTGCCCCATGGGGTGTTGTTTCGGGGGAATGCGGAGGCAGAGATTCGCCGGAATTTGATTCAGCGGGGTTATATCAAGGGGATTATTGGGTTGCCTGCCAACTTGTTTTATGGGACGGGGATTCCGGCTTGCATTGTGGTGATTGATAAGGCGAATGCGGAGGAACGGGATGGCATTTTCATGGTGGATGCCAGTGCGGGGTTCATGAAGGATGGCAATAAGAATCGGCTGAGGGATCGCGATATTCACAAGATTGTGGATGTGTTTACGAATCAGTTGAAAATTGCTGGATACTCGCGGATGGTGTCGCTGGATGAGATTGAGCGCAATGAGTTTAATTTGAATATTCCGCGTTATATCGATGGGGCGCAGGCGGAGGATGTGCAGGATATTGCGGGGCATTTGCAGGGGGGGATTCCGATCGCCGATGTGGATGCACTGGATCGCTATTGGCAGGTTTGTCCCAAATTAAAGGATGCGTTGTTTCGGCCAAATCGTGCGGGGTATGTGGATTTGGCGGTGGAGCCGGAGGCGATTAAGGCGACGATTTTGGCCCATCCGGAGTTTGTGGCGTTTTCGCGGGAGATGGGGGCGCTGTTTGAGGATTGGCGATCGCGCAGTGAGCAGTTGTTGAAGGGGTTAGAGGCAGGGTGTCATCCCAAGGAAGTCATCAGTAAGCTATCGGAGGATTTGCTGGAGCACTATGTCGGCAAGGATTTGGTCGATCGCTATGACGTGTATCAGCATCTGATGGATTACTGGGCTGAGGTGATGCAGGATGATTGCTATTTGATTGCGGCGGATGGCTGGGTGGCGCAGACGTACCGGATTGTGGAGGTGAATAAGAAGGGTAAGGAGGTGGATAAGGGTTGGGCCTGTGATTTGGTGCCGAAGGCGCTGGTTGTGGCGCGGTATTTTGCGGCGGAGCAGGCGGCGATCGCGGCGCAGCAGGCGGAACTGGAGGGGGCGATCGCCCAGATGGCGGAGCTAGAAGAGGAGCATGGTGGGGAAGAGGGGGCGTTTGGTGAGCTGGAGAAGGTGAATGGGGCGGCGGTGAAGGCGCGGCTGAAGGAGGCTAAGGCGTCTATGGGGGGCGATGCGGCGGCGAAGGCAGAGGTGAAGGTTTTGCAGGAATGGGTGAAGTTGTCCGATCGGCAGACGAAGCTGAAGAAGGCAGTGAAGGAGGCGGAGGAGGCGCTCGATCGGTTGGCCTATGGGAAATATCCTGAGCTGACGGTGGCGGAGATTCAGCGGTTGGTGGTGGAGGATAAGTGGTTGGCGCGGATTGGGGCGGAGGTTGCGGGGGAGATGGAGCGGGTGAGTCAGGGATTGGCGGCGCGGGTGAAGGTTTTGGCGGGGCGGTATGGGGTGGCGTTGCCGGAGCTGACGGCGCGGGTGACGGAGCTGGAGGCCAGGGTGGCGGGGCATTTGGCGAAGATGGGGTTTGAGTTATGA
- a CDS encoding DUF2281 domain-containing protein, with product MIQIAQLQRDIEALPQEAQSLLVDFVDLLKRRYSTEGADGAGEEKQSNFEKFEQVGLIGCCDVEEHLSVSYKSVLAESLEAKYDHR from the coding sequence ATGATTCAGATAGCTCAGTTACAGCGGGATATTGAGGCGTTGCCCCAGGAGGCGCAGAGTTTGCTGGTTGATTTTGTGGATCTGCTGAAGCGACGCTATTCCACGGAGGGGGCAGATGGAGCTGGGGAGGAGAAGCAGAGTAATTTTGAGAAGTTTGAGCAGGTTGGGTTAATTGGCTGTTGCGATGTGGAGGAGCATTTGTCGGTGAGCTATAAGTCTGTGTTGGCTGAGTCGTTGGAGGCTAAGTATGATCATCGTTGA
- a CDS encoding PIN domain-containing protein, translated as MIIVDTGFWLALADRRDAYHERAKRALQRYDEPLITTWCVVTETCHLLLSRKGCEAQVRFVESLEAGLFELFNLEERHVGQIATLMQKYADLPMDLADASLVVLAEELDSGRIFSVDERDFKAYRWKQRVPFENLLVMDGL; from the coding sequence ATGATCATCGTTGATACGGGGTTTTGGTTGGCGCTGGCGGATCGGCGTGATGCTTATCACGAGAGGGCTAAGCGTGCACTTCAGCGATATGATGAGCCGCTGATTACGACTTGGTGTGTGGTGACGGAGACTTGTCATTTGTTGTTGAGTCGAAAGGGTTGTGAGGCTCAGGTTAGGTTTGTTGAGAGCCTTGAGGCCGGGTTGTTTGAGCTGTTCAATTTGGAGGAGCGGCATGTTGGGCAAATTGCGACGTTGATGCAGAAGTATGCGGATTTGCCGATGGATCTTGCGGATGCTTCGCTGGTGGTTTTGGCGGAGGAGCTAGATTCGGGGCGTATTTTTTCGGTGGATGAGCGGGATTTTAAGGCTTACCGCTGGAAGCAGAGGGTTCCGTTTGAGAATCTTTTGGTGATGGATGGGCTGTGA
- a CDS encoding restriction endonuclease subunit S, whose product MKNDRTSMTDSQFSIPHSQIPPGYKQTEVGVIPEDWEAVVLDKVTQRGSGHTPNKQHPEYWNGDIKWISLKDSERLDKPYIFDTADKVTKAGIANSSAVLHPKGTVVLSRDAGVGKSSVMAQDMAVSQHFMAWQCGETLKNFFLYYWLQFKKSEFERIAVGNTIKTIGLGYFKELRIPHPPIAEQTKIAQALSDTDALLESLEQLLAKKRQIKQGAMQELLTGKRRLPGFGDGKGYKQSEIGMIPEDWGIQQIGDFCICFSGGTPSTSNPNYYGGRIPWITSSDLNEIRIKSVKGRISSNGLANSSAKMVEAGTLLIALYGATAGVSAITEVSGAINQAILAIKPLGKCSEYLFQYLRLRKDFYIKTYTQGGQPNFSGEIVKAFLVALPPSEQEQQAIAAILSDMDLEIGSIERKLTKTRQLKQGMMHELLTGRIRLVEEAQS is encoded by the coding sequence ATGAAAAACGATCGAACATCAATGACGGATTCTCAATTCTCCATTCCCCATTCTCAAATTCCTCCGGGGTATAAGCAGACTGAGGTTGGGGTGATTCCTGAGGATTGGGAAGCCGTTGTGCTAGACAAAGTTACTCAAAGAGGTAGTGGCCATACACCTAATAAGCAACATCCAGAGTATTGGAATGGGGATATCAAGTGGATCTCCCTCAAGGACTCAGAGCGATTGGATAAGCCCTATATTTTTGATACTGCTGACAAAGTTACAAAAGCAGGTATTGCGAATTCATCCGCCGTTTTACACCCAAAAGGTACTGTTGTTCTATCGCGTGATGCAGGTGTTGGAAAAAGTAGCGTAATGGCACAGGATATGGCGGTCAGCCAGCATTTTATGGCTTGGCAATGTGGAGAAACACTCAAGAATTTTTTTCTTTATTACTGGCTTCAGTTCAAAAAATCAGAATTTGAACGAATCGCTGTAGGTAATACTATCAAAACAATAGGGTTAGGATATTTTAAAGAACTGCGTATACCCCACCCTCCGATCGCCGAACAAACCAAAATCGCCCAAGCCCTCAGCGACACCGATGCCCTGCTCGAATCCCTAGAGCAACTCCTCGCCAAAAAGCGCCAGATTAAGCAAGGGGCGATGCAGGAGCTGCTGACGGGCAAGCGGCGATTGCCGGGGTTTGGTGATGGGAAGGGCTATAAGCAGAGTGAGATTGGGATGATTCCTGAGGATTGGGGGATTCAGCAAATTGGTGATTTTTGTATATGTTTTTCTGGTGGAACACCAAGCACTTCTAATCCCAACTATTATGGCGGTCGTATTCCGTGGATAACATCTAGTGATCTCAATGAAATAAGAATTAAAAGTGTCAAAGGTAGAATTTCATCAAATGGTTTAGCCAATTCTTCAGCAAAAATGGTTGAAGCAGGTACACTTCTTATTGCTTTGTATGGTGCGACTGCTGGCGTAAGTGCAATAACAGAAGTTTCAGGAGCAATCAATCAGGCAATACTTGCAATTAAACCGCTGGGAAAATGTTCTGAATATTTATTTCAATATCTGCGTCTTCGGAAAGATTTCTATATAAAAACGTACACCCAAGGTGGACAGCCTAATTTTAGCGGTGAAATTGTCAAAGCGTTTCTTGTTGCATTGCCACCATCCGAGCAAGAACAACAAGCGATCGCTGCTATCCTCTCCGACATGGATCTTGAAATCGGGTCGATCGAGAGAAAACTCACTAAAACCCGCCAACTCAAACAAGGCATGATGCAC